A window from Drosophila miranda strain MSH22 chromosome Y unlocalized genomic scaffold, D.miranda_PacBio2.1 Contig_Y2_pilon, whole genome shotgun sequence encodes these proteins:
- the LOC117185843 gene encoding uncharacterized protein LOC117185843 isoform X1, whose translation MELVFWRVCFKMDAGPVIAFFLLLTIGFLAYAVLQCFVICIAKRCFLARGNTSNDSNRIDEMAMSSTPYRQGGALNTSEDRPHDRYGDIFFIEPSSEESARIRSQLEKDDKELPSYDEVMRMCNLTTPTAAAAAPHSPLAVPSPIGIAALPAPPYSESDPYVGAAEAGAGSAISPTVITMEPEPSTSRAARTPTTTNVGRGAPLTLPNTASNTEV comes from the exons ATGGAGTTAGTCTTTTggcgagtttgtttcaaaatggATGCGGGTCCTGTGATAGCGTTTTTCCTACTCTTAACCATCGGTTTTCTGGCCTATGCCGTGCTGCAG TGCTTCGTCATATGTATCGCAAAGAGATGTTTTCTCGCTCGGGGCAACACTTCCAACGATTCGAACCGAATCGATGAGATGGCTATGTCCTCTACGCCGT ATCGCCAGGGGGGTGCGCTGAACACTTCGGAGGATCGGCCGCACGACCGGTATGGCGATATATTCTTCATCGAGCCAAGCAGCGAGGAGTCGGCCCGCATTCGCAGCCAGCTGGAGAAGGACGACAAGGAGCTGCCCAGCTATGACGAGGTGATGCGCATGTGTAATCTGACAACGCCAACGGCAGCCGCCGCGGCACCTCACTCGCCCTTGGCTGTTCCCAGCCCCATTGGGATAGCGGCTTTGCCAGCTCCGCCATATTCGGAGTCAGATCCGTATGTCGGGGCTGCGGAGGCGGGGGCGGGGTCGGCGATATCACCCACAGTCATCACGATGGAGCCGGAACCGTCGACATCGCGTGCCGCACGGACCCCAACAACCACCAATGTTGGCCGCGGTGCCCCTCTGACCCTGCCGAACACGGCATCCAATACGGAAGTTTGA
- the LOC117185843 gene encoding uncharacterized protein LOC117185843 isoform X4 yields MHDSVAQNRQRLRQLDRQGGALNTSEDRPHDRYGDIFFIEPSSEESARIRSQLEKDDKELPSYDEVMRMCNLTTPTAAAAAPHSPLAVPSPIGIAALPAPPYSESDPYVGAAEAGAGSAISPTVITMEPEPSTSRAARTPTTTNVGRGAPLTLPNTASNTEV; encoded by the exons ATGCACGACTCCGTGGCGCAGAACCGACAACGACTGCGCCAGCTTG ATCGCCAGGGGGGTGCGCTGAACACTTCGGAGGATCGGCCGCACGACCGGTATGGCGATATATTCTTCATCGAGCCAAGCAGCGAGGAGTCGGCCCGCATTCGCAGCCAGCTGGAGAAGGACGACAAGGAGCTGCCCAGCTATGACGAGGTGATGCGCATGTGTAATCTGACAACGCCAACGGCAGCCGCCGCGGCACCTCACTCGCCCTTGGCTGTTCCCAGCCCCATTGGGATAGCGGCTTTGCCAGCTCCGCCATATTCGGAGTCAGATCCGTATGTCGGGGCTGCGGAGGCGGGGGCGGGGTCGGCGATATCACCCACAGTCATCACGATGGAGCCGGAACCGTCGACATCGCGTGCCGCACGGACCCCAACAACCACCAATGTTGGCCGCGGTGCCCCTCTGACCCTGCCGAACACGGCATCCAATACGGAAGTTTGA